The DNA segment aataaaaaactaCCAAAATTCGCATTAGTTGATGAAAGTGGTGGAAAAAATATTATcgtttctctcttcaccttctCCTTTGTTATTGCTTTGAATGTAATAAAATACGCGCTTTGAGTGACAGCAACTAGTTTTTTTAGATTGTTGTGCAAATTACACATTTTGTTGAAGGAAACTATAGTGTCAGACAGAAATCCCCTCGAAATACTGAAATATTCTCTCAATCTAAACAGAGATTTGTCCTATAATGAACCAGCTTCAACATCTATGATGGtgtcgattgaaattcattctgggaggattctgcatttcctgaaactttttagggttttcactcccaatctctgaaacaaaatcaattaaacaatgaaataaacgatttgctcatgcgtaaattcttgcactaatttgtcggGAGCAAATCATCTAGAGAAAATTGTTGcctgagaactaaaaataaagaactttgaaattataattttatatagtaacgtttcggagtctaggTATATCAGACCAACACCTCCTAGAAGAGAAGGCCAGAGCGCTCTGTTGAGAAAAGCTGTGACGTCACCACTCGAAGTGCACTCTATTGAAAGCGTGTCTGGTGCGTCGGCGCGGTGCGTCGGCGCGTGCCTGCttgtttatgtttgttttgCGAAGTCATTCAACCTGTTGCTAAACCAGCGTGATAGCGTGAATAATTCTTATTGTATTTTAGTGCTTTTGTGATATATTTGTTAGTACTTTTCAGTACTCAGTGAGAAAAAAATGCCCAATATGTGTTGTGTTCCGGGGTGTAGGGGAAATTATCGAAACGGGCCGAAAGTGCACGTTTTTAAGTTCCCAACGGATACGTGTTTACTTAAAAAGTGGATTTCCGCCATTCCTAGGCAAAATTTTGAACCATCCGTTTTCAGCAGAGTTTGTGAGAAACATTTTGGAGACGATAATTTCATCAAATCCACTTCAGCCAAGGATTCTAGAACTGGCCATACAGTAACAGTACCTCTGAAAATCCCTAGGTTAAGAAGAGATGCTGTTCCTACTCTGTTTCCAAACTGTCCTAAGTATTTATCGAAAGATATCAAGGTAAGGGTAAGTCGTGACGAAAAATTAGAACATTTTGAACAAGAGAATTTCGAAAAAGCTATAGCGGAAAGTAGAAAAGAATGGGAAATTAATAAGAAGTTGCATTCATATGAAGATTTTAAAACGTTCCTCaatgttttgaataatttcaagctGCCTAATTTATGGAATAAAATAGTTGATGAAGAAAAAGTTCTGTTATTTAGACTGAAATATTCACCAGGGCCTGTTATTACATATTCTGTTTTAgttgattcaaatttgaaagTACAAACGTTTTTATTAGGGGAGGAGATTAAAGTTTTTCTATATAATGATGAATCTAAAGTAACTCCCTTTAAATCAAATGATATTAATGAATTAGATATTTTACTAAGCCGAATAGATCAAGATATATCATCCGAGAGTACAGAGAACTCGACAGAGAATCAGAAAGATGGTATTCTGAAGCATACGTCGAATTTAATTGAATCTTTTATATCTCATAGATCATCAGTGGATTCGGAAGATGATTCGTATTTGAAGtctttgaattttatttcgGAACAACTGAAATTGCATACAATTTCCAAGGAACGGTATAGGTATTCGAAAAGTACAATGATTTTAGCTTCTGTACTGGTCACTATAAGTCCACATGCTtataaatttttgagaaattttggAGTTCTCATATTACCCCATGTTAATACTATAAAATCTGTTTGCAGTACACTGTCAACTGATCCAACAcctgaagaaaaaaaagttaccCTAACTTAcgcgaaaaaagtgtttaaattaTTGGAGGACCATGAACGTTTCGTTCTTTTATTgatggatgaaattcacatCAAACCGTATTTGGATTATAAAGCCGGAAATATAGTTGGAACTGCATTCAATAATATTAATTTAGCTAATTCTGCCTTCGTGTTCATGATAACTAGCATAACATCGAGCTTCAAAGAAGTTGTTCATATTTGTCCAACATCTAAAGTAGATCACATTATGATTTTCGAATTGATAAGGTCTATTATAATTAAACTAGAAGAAATCGGTTATAGAGTTTTTTGTGTTATCAGTGATAATAATGCAGTCAACAGTAGAGCTATGAGTAACTTCGCGGATAACAAACAGCTCTCTATAGTATATTGCCATCCTTCTGATAAAACAAGACCTCTTTTTTATCTTTTTGATTCGGTACACTTGCTAAAATGCATTAGGAATAATTGGTTGAATTCTAAACCGGAAATGAAATTGTTTTACCCGGATTTCAAAACAGGCgttgaaaaaattgcttcgttcGAATGTTTGAGGAAGCTCCACCAGTTAGagaataataaattattgaaatttggcTACTCTTTAAACCTAAAATCACTTTTTCCCTCGAATATAGAAAGACAAAATGTTTCATTGgctttaaaaattttcaattctttcgtTGTAGAAGCCTTGTTATCAATTGGGTCTAAAATTGATCACGCAAAAGATACCGCCGATTTCCTTGACATTTTCATTAAGTGGTGGAAGATTGTCAACGTTAAAACTCCTTTCAAAGGAAAACGtttgaatcaaagattatagagtagaaagataggaaacgccctcatatcgctagtactaaaaaccgactacattttggccagtgaaaacacatttgacaatgagatggcgctgaaaacgtattatcaatacagaaaaactgttaaatataacagttttctgttttataattgaagggcgcgaaattcgaattctattccttgtactgaatttcaatattgaccttgttgagaccagaaaacaaacatcctgagcgacataACAAAAGGaaggttttgttttgtgaccaggatgttagttttcatctgaacattgcttggaatcgattggtatcaatgaaatacgttgttggatgtgataaatttttatttgcaatctataaaaaatttacaaaaatttgaaattatggacaacgaatagatctttgactaggatacaagagtacccACATGattatctgctataggtacgtcaaaggtattttttctgtgaaaacgttttggaTTAATAAAcagagttgaatttgtacaattcatatcagaaattgatatgaatcaatattcaatttaccgtcataggatacacatttccgttacttacatattatttacaaaattttcagaacaacaattgaaaaaaaccttacaggtatacaagacctgtattcaagcccgtcagtataatttcttcatgtttctttatgatttcttcatggtatggtctttttatgacacaatatacaaattgattgacgaatgaacaaaacactcacaggaggtttcataaaactttgactttccaaacaataatttgacagtcacccgattcccaaatcaaaatccataaaacttttgcatttctgaatatattgaaggcaattgagaatctttgaatgggcgtataaaagtcatagtttcccctaaatgagcccttaagtaacagtaaaatgttcattgcatgTGGTGTAGTctgtagtgtttgcaggcctttacgctccgaaaattttatccacttcgtagcactgaaaatgaaaatcaatgaatgaccgagtcacatgttgcTAGTTTTAATACTCACATTCCCATTTTctttagtaaaattcgttttatttgatccacagttcttcatcataaaataattttcgaacgatattctgaggttttcgccaagaaattagacaaaaatatcaataatcagcaactagaacgggcttgaaaaacaaaaggcgatacgaggttgtctatggatacgagaatcaaatcctgtttgatcaaaatggccatatgactctgacatctcgcaaaatttcatatgtccctcgaattaaaattttaaccagtcttagggccctaaaaacacatttgaaacacagatggcgctcacatcacttcagtcgcttcgtttcctatctttctactctataatctttggtttgaaTGACATCTATCAAGAGCCAGTTTTCGGTAATAATTTTCAGGCGGATCctaaatttatatttttaaatgaaatgaTAAATTGGTTGGACCTTTGGAAAAACGgtaattttcgaacaaaattAACAGCACAGACACATACTGCTCTTAGCCATACATTATATGGAATGACGGAAATATTGAAATACTGCTTTactgaactgaaaatgaaatacGTTCTATTGGGAAAATTTCAAACTGATGAATTGGAAAACAGATTCGGTAAATATCGCCAACTCGCCGGAGGACAATACCATATTTCCATACGACAATTATATGAGGTAGAAAAAAGGCTTAGGGTTCAATCACTTCTCACTTTAAAGTCACAGGCATTCGGAAATATTGATATAAAAACATTTCATGATGATATTGATTTCCTTGACGAGAACCAAGATTTC comes from the Coccinella septempunctata chromosome 2, icCocSept1.1, whole genome shotgun sequence genome and includes:
- the LOC123307733 gene encoding THAP domain-containing protein 1-like: MPNMCCVPGCRGNYRNGPKVHVFKFPTDTCLLKKWISAIPRQNFEPSVFSRVCEKHFGDDNFIKSTSAKDSRTGHTVTVPLKIPRLRRDAVPTLFPNCPKYLSKDIKL